The proteins below come from a single Halomonas binhaiensis genomic window:
- the def gene encoding peptide deformylase yields MAKLPILEFPDERLRTKAAPVESVDDEVRKLVDDMLETMYAAPGIGLAATQVDVHRRIIVIDVSEDQSTPLVLINPEYTPIGEEREPMQEGCLSVPEYFAEVPRALKVHLKALDRDGQPYEIEADGLLAHCIQHEVDHLEGVLFVDYLSPLKRDRVMKKMQKRHRMMQSA; encoded by the coding sequence ATGGCCAAGCTCCCCATTCTCGAATTTCCCGACGAACGCCTGCGCACCAAGGCTGCGCCGGTAGAAAGCGTCGATGACGAGGTCCGCAAGTTGGTCGACGATATGCTGGAAACCATGTACGCGGCCCCGGGTATCGGCCTTGCTGCAACCCAGGTCGATGTACACCGCCGCATCATCGTCATTGATGTCAGTGAAGACCAGTCCACACCGTTGGTACTGATCAATCCTGAATACACTCCCATTGGTGAAGAGCGCGAACCGATGCAGGAAGGTTGCCTGTCGGTACCAGAATACTTCGCCGAAGTCCCGCGCGCGCTCAAGGTCCACCTCAAGGCCCTGGACCGCGATGGACAGCCTTATGAGATCGAGGCTGACGGCTTGCTCGCTCATTGCATCCAGCATGAAGTGGATCATCTGGAAGGCGTACTGTTCGTCGATTACCTGTCACCACTGAAGCGTGACCGGGTGATGAAGAAGATGCAGAAACGTCATCGCATGATGCAATCTGCCTAA
- the trkA gene encoding Trk system potassium transporter TrkA: MKIIILGAGQVGGTLAEHLAREDNDITVVDTEGVRLRELHNRLDIRTVAGPASYPTVLRQAGCEDADMLIAVTSSDEVNMVACQVAHTLFRTPTKIARVRATAYLARQGLFAHEAIPVDVLISPEQVVTDHIRRLIEHPGALQVLEFAGGLVQLVAVRAYYGGPLVGQELGFLRRHMPNVDTRVAAIYRRNRAIIPRGDTVIEADDEVFFIAARKDIRAVMSELRRLDRDFRRVIIAGGGNIGERLAEHLEHSHQVKIIEFNLERCTQLSERLDRTVVLHGSATNKRLLEEENIEDCDIFCALTNDDEVNIMSSMLAKRMGAKKVLTLINNAAYVDLVQGGEIDIAISPQQTTISSLLTHVRRGDIVNVHSLRRGAAEAIEAIAHGDKQSSRVVGRAIGEIKLPAGTTIGAIVRGKEVLIAHDDVVIESGDHVMLFVVDKRKIRDVERLFQVGLTFF; the protein is encoded by the coding sequence ATGAAGATCATCATTCTCGGTGCTGGCCAGGTCGGCGGCACCCTGGCGGAGCATCTGGCTCGCGAGGATAACGACATTACGGTGGTGGATACCGAAGGTGTTCGCCTTCGAGAACTGCACAACCGTCTCGACATCCGCACTGTGGCCGGCCCGGCTTCCTATCCCACAGTACTGCGCCAGGCAGGCTGTGAAGATGCTGATATGTTGATCGCGGTGACCAGCTCCGATGAAGTCAACATGGTGGCCTGTCAGGTTGCGCATACCCTGTTCCGTACTCCAACCAAGATTGCCCGGGTACGTGCCACCGCCTATCTCGCTCGCCAGGGGTTGTTCGCCCATGAGGCGATACCTGTCGATGTACTGATCAGCCCTGAGCAGGTAGTCACCGACCACATTCGCCGCCTGATCGAGCATCCTGGCGCATTGCAGGTACTGGAATTCGCTGGCGGCCTGGTTCAGTTGGTGGCTGTACGCGCTTACTACGGAGGTCCGCTGGTCGGTCAGGAACTGGGCTTCCTGCGCCGCCACATGCCCAATGTCGATACTCGGGTTGCTGCCATCTATCGCCGCAACCGGGCCATCATTCCACGTGGTGATACTGTCATCGAGGCAGATGACGAGGTGTTCTTCATCGCCGCGCGCAAGGACATTCGAGCAGTAATGAGCGAACTGCGCCGTCTCGATCGTGACTTCCGCCGAGTGATCATCGCCGGAGGCGGTAATATTGGCGAGCGTCTGGCCGAGCACCTGGAGCACAGCCATCAGGTCAAGATCATCGAGTTCAACCTGGAACGCTGTACCCAGTTGTCCGAGCGTCTCGACCGCACAGTGGTCCTTCATGGCAGTGCCACCAACAAGCGTCTGCTGGAAGAGGAAAACATCGAGGACTGCGATATCTTCTGTGCACTGACCAACGACGACGAAGTCAACATCATGTCGTCGATGTTGGCCAAGCGCATGGGGGCCAAGAAGGTGCTCACTCTGATCAACAATGCCGCCTATGTGGATCTCGTGCAAGGCGGCGAGATCGATATCGCCATCTCCCCCCAGCAGACCACCATTTCCAGCCTGCTGACCCACGTGCGCCGTGGCGACATCGTCAATGTCCACTCGCTGCGCCGGGGAGCTGCCGAAGCCATCGAGGCCATCGCCCATGGCGACAAGCAGTCCTCCAGGGTGGTGGGTCGTGCAATTGGCGAGATCAAGCTGCCTGCAGGCACCACCATTGGCGCTATCGTGCGCGGCAAGGAAGTGTTGATCGCCCATGATGACGTGGTGATCGAAAGTGGTGATCACGTCATGCTGTTCGTGGTCGACAAGCGCAAGATCAGGGATGTCGAACGCCTGTTCCAGGTCGGCTTGACGTTCTTCTAA
- a CDS encoding dodecin: protein MSQHVYKQVELTGSSETSIEDAVQRAISKASESIHNLRWFEITNTRGHIENGRVAHWQVTMKVGFTLE, encoded by the coding sequence ATGAGCCAACATGTCTACAAGCAGGTCGAGTTGACGGGTTCTTCCGAGACCAGTATCGAAGATGCTGTCCAGCGAGCGATTTCCAAGGCTTCCGAGAGTATCCACAATCTACGCTGGTTCGAGATCACCAATACTCGTGGCCATATCGAGAATGGCCGAGTGGCTCACTGGCAGGTAACGATGAAGGTGGGCTTCACGTTGGAATGA
- the rsmB gene encoding 16S rRNA (cytosine(967)-C(5))-methyltransferase RsmB, with protein sequence MTTSRSGRHQNRATNARNDKGECVRFSAAKALVPVITGKGSLASMDEHQVVAKDRALFKAMCFGVCRTLPRLEAIASQLLEKPFKSRDADVQALLLLGLFQLLYLRIPAHAAVGETAGAARLLGKSWATRVLNGCLRRFTRESATLQAEADRDPAVALLHPRWWVKTMRQAWPDDWKDILEANNQPGPMTLRVNRRLSDREAYLEELGAAGISAHLCAHAPDGLTLETPIDVDSLPNFRQGHVSVQDEAAQISAVLLGPAIAPRPGARVLDACCAPGGKTAHLLELFDIQLQAIDSDSTRLARVEDTLTRLGLSATLAQGDATERDWWDGTPFDAILLDAPCSGSGVIRRHPDIKRLRRQGDITQLAELQAKLLDNLWPLLKPGGTLLYATCSVLPMENSEQIAAFLERTPDARPHMPSGISWGREAGAGRQLLPVPNSHDGFFYARLLKESA encoded by the coding sequence ATGACGACATCCAGATCCGGCCGTCACCAGAACCGTGCGACCAATGCTCGTAACGACAAGGGCGAATGCGTACGTTTCTCGGCCGCCAAAGCCTTGGTGCCAGTCATCACAGGCAAGGGCTCCCTGGCTTCCATGGATGAGCATCAGGTGGTTGCCAAGGACCGCGCCCTGTTCAAGGCCATGTGCTTCGGTGTATGCCGCACCCTGCCCCGACTCGAGGCCATCGCCTCACAGTTGCTGGAGAAACCCTTCAAGAGCCGCGATGCCGATGTACAGGCGCTGTTGCTGCTTGGCCTCTTCCAACTGCTGTACCTGCGTATACCTGCCCATGCTGCCGTAGGCGAGACAGCCGGAGCTGCACGCTTGCTGGGCAAGTCCTGGGCGACCCGCGTGCTCAATGGTTGTCTACGCCGTTTTACTCGGGAATCCGCAACGCTGCAGGCCGAAGCGGACCGGGATCCTGCCGTGGCACTGTTGCATCCGCGCTGGTGGGTGAAAACCATGCGCCAGGCCTGGCCGGATGATTGGAAGGACATTCTGGAAGCCAACAATCAGCCCGGTCCCATGACCCTACGAGTCAATCGTCGTCTCAGTGACCGCGAGGCCTACCTGGAAGAACTCGGCGCTGCGGGAATCTCGGCACATCTATGCGCTCATGCTCCGGATGGCCTGACTCTGGAAACGCCGATTGATGTGGATAGCCTGCCCAATTTTCGTCAGGGGCATGTCAGCGTTCAGGACGAAGCTGCACAAATTTCGGCAGTACTGCTCGGTCCCGCCATCGCTCCACGTCCCGGCGCCAGAGTGCTGGATGCCTGCTGTGCCCCAGGCGGCAAGACAGCGCATCTGCTGGAGTTGTTCGATATTCAACTCCAGGCCATCGATTCAGATTCCACTCGTCTGGCCCGCGTCGAAGATACTCTGACCCGCCTGGGGCTGTCAGCCACCCTGGCCCAGGGAGATGCCACCGAGCGTGACTGGTGGGATGGCACTCCCTTCGATGCCATTCTGCTTGATGCCCCTTGTTCCGGAAGTGGCGTCATCCGGCGTCATCCGGATATCAAACGCCTGCGCCGCCAGGGCGACATTACCCAACTGGCCGAGTTGCAGGCCAAACTGCTCGATAATCTCTGGCCATTGCTCAAGCCTGGCGGCACGCTGCTGTATGCCACCTGCTCGGTGCTGCCAATGGAAAACAGTGAGCAGATAGCAGCGTTTCTCGAACGCACACCGGATGCCCGTCCGCATATGCCAAGCGGAATCAGTTGGGGACGTGAAGCCGGAGCCGGACGCCAGCTGTTACCCGTGCCCAACAGCCACGATGGCTTCTTTTATGCCAGACTCCTAAAAGAAAGCGCATAA
- the aceK gene encoding bifunctional isocitrate dehydrogenase kinase/phosphatase — MKLSPAYRLAATILHGFDEYRSRFKLITLDARRRFQEAAWKEAQQASAERINLYQEKVDETLGKLRRTIDGDSLTHCECWREAKQHYAEMISQRLDYELAETYFNSLFCSVFHHRHIRDDWMFVYSSLDSAPHHSGIELCHHRKAEGDWEAAVKGVLVEAGFEVPFVDLDLCAHLAGEFLSTHLPVALRDAADAEIEWLKSVFYRNKGAYLVGRILAGDTQVPLVLPILHDEGKGLKLDTVIIEPQEVSIIFSFTRVYFQVDATVPGEFVRYLQVLMPDKPLNELYAAIGFFKHGKSEFFRELNRQVARREDKFIIAPGVRGMVMAVFMLPSHRTVFKIIKDRFDPTKEMSRENVREKYSLVKRHDRVGRMADTQEFTYLVSRRDHFDPDCLDELLAVAPSTVRLKDDKVIIEHCYTERMMTPLNLYLEQCDVEETRAVLKDYGNAIKQMAAANIFPGDMLLKNFGVTRHGRVIFYDYDEVCYLTECNFRHIPEALYPEQEMSDEPWYSVGPNDIFPEEFGPFLFADIRLRKLFYELHPELFDADYWKGLQNAIASGQVIDVYPYRNKQRFAEDQGELTY, encoded by the coding sequence ATGAAACTGTCACCCGCCTACCGTCTTGCCGCTACCATCCTGCATGGGTTTGATGAATATCGTTCACGCTTCAAGCTGATTACGCTGGATGCCAGAAGGCGCTTTCAAGAGGCCGCATGGAAAGAGGCTCAGCAGGCGTCCGCGGAACGTATCAACCTCTATCAGGAAAAAGTCGATGAAACGCTGGGCAAGCTCAGGCGCACCATCGACGGAGACTCTCTTACTCATTGCGAGTGCTGGCGAGAAGCCAAGCAGCATTATGCTGAGATGATCAGTCAGCGACTGGATTACGAGCTGGCTGAAACCTATTTCAACTCACTGTTCTGCTCGGTTTTCCATCATCGCCATATTCGCGACGACTGGATGTTCGTCTATTCTTCCCTGGATAGTGCGCCGCATCATTCCGGCATTGAACTATGTCACCATCGCAAGGCTGAAGGAGACTGGGAAGCTGCTGTGAAGGGCGTGCTGGTGGAGGCAGGGTTCGAGGTGCCATTCGTCGACCTGGACCTGTGCGCGCACTTGGCAGGGGAGTTTCTGTCCACCCATCTGCCGGTGGCGCTGCGTGACGCGGCAGACGCCGAAATCGAATGGCTCAAGAGCGTCTTCTATCGCAACAAAGGGGCCTATCTGGTCGGGCGCATTCTGGCTGGTGATACTCAGGTACCTCTGGTCTTGCCGATTCTCCACGATGAAGGCAAGGGCCTGAAGCTGGATACGGTGATTATCGAGCCTCAGGAAGTATCGATCATCTTCTCGTTCACCCGGGTGTATTTTCAGGTGGACGCGACTGTTCCGGGAGAGTTTGTCCGCTACCTGCAGGTGTTGATGCCGGACAAGCCGCTCAATGAGCTGTATGCCGCTATCGGTTTCTTCAAGCATGGTAAAAGCGAGTTCTTTCGTGAACTCAATCGCCAGGTTGCCAGGCGCGAGGATAAGTTCATCATTGCGCCAGGGGTACGCGGCATGGTCATGGCGGTGTTCATGCTGCCCTCCCACCGAACCGTGTTCAAGATCATCAAGGACCGCTTCGATCCGACCAAGGAAATGAGTCGCGAGAACGTGCGCGAGAAATATAGCCTGGTCAAGCGGCATGATCGGGTAGGGCGCATGGCAGATACCCAGGAGTTCACCTATCTGGTGTCACGGCGGGATCATTTCGATCCGGATTGTCTGGATGAGTTGTTGGCCGTGGCTCCATCCACGGTGAGGCTCAAGGATGACAAGGTGATCATCGAGCACTGTTATACCGAGCGCATGATGACGCCGCTGAATCTGTATCTCGAACAGTGTGATGTGGAGGAAACGCGCGCGGTACTCAAGGATTACGGTAATGCCATCAAGCAGATGGCTGCGGCCAATATCTTCCCGGGCGACATGCTGTTGAAGAACTTCGGTGTGACGCGTCATGGGAGAGTGATCTTCTACGATTACGATGAGGTCTGCTACCTGACCGAATGCAACTTCCGGCATATTCCCGAGGCGCTGTACCCTGAACAGGAAATGTCTGACGAGCCCTGGTACTCCGTGGGGCCCAATGACATTTTTCCCGAAGAGTTCGGCCCGTTCCTGTTTGCTGATATACGCTTGCGCAAGCTGTTCTACGAGCTGCATCCAGAGCTGTTTGACGCGGACTACTGGAAAGGGCTGCAGAATGCCATCGCCAGTGGCCAGGTCATTGATGTTTACCCCTACCGCAACAAGCAGCGTTTTGCGGAGGACCAAGGGGAACTGACGTATTAG
- the dprA gene encoding DNA-processing protein DprA: protein MTLTCVEWLVLGSLPRLGLVRLAALRQQNPPWPTGWLAHMPTAAATALRLWLDHPKRSPLYASVQNALEWEAAGLDHHLLSPEHPCWPALLEQIADPPAVLWALGDINVLPSPKLAIVGSRRPTREGLLSAKSFASAAAGRGWCIASGMALGIDGVAQQAALDAGGASIAVLPGGVDVIYPPRHAGLYQRLQRENGLIVAERPPGYKPYPGDFPRRNRIVTGLSCGVLVVEAAEQSGSLISARLALEQGREVMALPGSIHAPQSRGCLHLIRQGAALVRDMDDVIEALSGWGPRLGHAAFIERAEDEAADSWGGGTVRASQKDNDEASRHARAMEASSPLLRWLSQTPTPVDVLIELAGCDVATCQRELTQLEMEGLVALVPGGWVRQAA, encoded by the coding sequence ATGACGCTCACTTGTGTTGAATGGCTGGTGCTCGGCTCTTTGCCCCGGCTGGGCCTGGTCAGGCTGGCGGCCTTGCGCCAGCAGAACCCGCCATGGCCAACCGGATGGCTGGCCCATATGCCGACGGCAGCGGCGACAGCCCTGCGCCTGTGGCTTGATCACCCGAAACGCAGCCCGCTGTATGCCAGTGTCCAGAATGCCCTGGAATGGGAAGCTGCGGGGCTCGATCACCATCTACTCAGCCCTGAACATCCATGCTGGCCAGCGTTGCTGGAGCAGATAGCCGATCCACCTGCGGTCCTGTGGGCCCTCGGTGACATCAACGTTCTGCCTTCTCCTAAACTGGCCATCGTAGGGTCGCGTCGGCCGACCCGAGAGGGACTATTGAGCGCCAAGAGCTTTGCATCAGCAGCGGCTGGGCGGGGCTGGTGCATCGCCAGCGGCATGGCGCTGGGAATCGATGGCGTAGCCCAGCAGGCAGCACTGGATGCCGGGGGGGCCAGCATTGCCGTGCTGCCCGGCGGCGTCGACGTGATCTATCCTCCCCGTCATGCTGGGCTCTATCAAAGATTGCAGCGTGAGAACGGCCTGATTGTGGCGGAGCGCCCTCCCGGCTATAAGCCTTATCCGGGCGACTTTCCTCGCCGCAACCGCATCGTGACGGGATTGTCCTGTGGCGTGCTGGTGGTTGAGGCAGCAGAACAGAGTGGTTCGCTGATCAGTGCTCGCCTGGCGCTGGAACAAGGGCGGGAAGTCATGGCGTTGCCAGGATCGATTCATGCGCCCCAGTCTCGTGGTTGCCTGCATCTGATCCGGCAAGGTGCCGCTCTGGTGCGTGACATGGATGATGTCATTGAGGCGTTGTCCGGCTGGGGTCCCCGGTTGGGGCATGCAGCATTCATCGAGAGAGCGGAAGATGAGGCTGCCGATAGCTGGGGAGGTGGTACTGTCCGGGCAAGCCAGAAAGATAATGATGAGGCGAGCCGTCATGCCCGAGCGATGGAAGCATCATCACCGTTGCTGCGTTGGCTCAGTCAGACACCGACGCCGGTGGATGTCCTGATCGAGCTGGCGGGCTGTGATGTCGCCACTTGCCAGCGCGAACTGACCCAGTTGGAAATGGAAGGGCTGGTAGCGCTGGTGCCGGGAGGTTGGGTGCGACAGGCGGCTTGA
- the fmt gene encoding methionyl-tRNA formyltransferase, with the protein MTQPLRVIFAGTPDFAADNLAALLASQHDVIAVYTQPDRPAGRGRKLTPSPVKVLAQKHGIEVFQPSSLKGEGEQQALAALDADIMVVVAYGLLLPQAVLDIPRLGCINVHASLLPRWRGAAPIQRAIEAGDTQSGVTIMQMDAGLDTGDMLMIRTTPITKTTTGGELHDTLAKLGAEALIETLDALTAGGLAPTPQPEAGATYAAKLSKAEAELDFHQDASALAARVHAFNPWPVTWCALGDDRLRIHLAHVLDDGEATVPGTLVSHQGGLIVACGKEGRERLAITHAQLPGGKALPVSELLRSRADRFPIGSTFGHPQADGKANTEAPS; encoded by the coding sequence ATGACTCAACCGCTGCGCGTGATTTTTGCTGGTACCCCTGACTTCGCTGCCGACAACCTGGCAGCACTACTGGCAAGCCAGCATGATGTGATTGCTGTTTATACCCAACCCGATCGCCCTGCAGGACGTGGCCGCAAGCTGACACCGAGCCCAGTCAAGGTCCTGGCCCAGAAGCATGGCATCGAGGTCTTTCAACCTAGTAGCCTCAAGGGTGAGGGCGAACAGCAAGCACTGGCAGCCCTTGATGCGGATATCATGGTGGTCGTGGCCTATGGACTGCTGCTGCCCCAGGCAGTACTCGATATTCCGCGCCTTGGCTGTATCAACGTCCACGCATCATTACTGCCCCGCTGGCGAGGAGCCGCCCCCATCCAGCGAGCTATCGAGGCAGGCGATACACAGAGTGGCGTCACCATCATGCAGATGGATGCGGGCCTGGACACCGGTGATATGCTGATGATCCGTACTACCCCGATCACGAAGACCACCACTGGCGGCGAACTCCACGACACTCTCGCCAAGCTCGGCGCAGAGGCCCTGATCGAAACCCTGGATGCCTTGACCGCAGGCGGGCTTGCACCAACGCCACAACCAGAAGCAGGCGCGACCTATGCCGCCAAGCTATCCAAGGCCGAAGCTGAGCTGGATTTTCACCAGGATGCCTCGGCACTGGCCGCCCGGGTTCATGCTTTCAACCCCTGGCCGGTCACCTGGTGTGCCCTCGGCGATGACCGCCTGCGCATTCATCTTGCCCATGTGCTGGATGATGGCGAAGCCACTGTTCCCGGCACCCTGGTCAGTCATCAAGGTGGCCTGATCGTGGCCTGCGGCAAGGAAGGCCGCGAGCGTCTGGCCATTACCCATGCCCAGTTACCTGGAGGCAAGGCACTACCCGTAAGCGAGCTGTTGCGCTCCCGCGCTGACCGCTTTCCTATTGGATCGACTTTCGGTCACCCCCAAGCTGATGGCAAAGCCAACACGGAGGCACCTTCATGA
- a CDS encoding tRNA-uridine aminocarboxypropyltransferase, with product MPDSSSSAPEMADNCPQHVDPATGHPRPPRREFKARGSFVIRCEGCKLPELNCLCPYKVEAESGVQVWLITHPLEHNKPTNTGRLIADVLAPTRVFTWYRTAPDEVLLSLLTDERYAPFVVFPDDQPDYAHRVVDIEAVKHERKQRIPVLILLDGTWRQARRIFRKSPYLDGLPVLPLRTQRLTRYRLRKPASDAHLCTAEVAAELLRQAGESEAANSLDDYFDAFNHSYACSRRYEKIETPSPAMKRLLEKRHAQQCASGSQA from the coding sequence ATGCCCGATTCCTCGTCTTCTGCGCCTGAGATGGCCGATAACTGTCCTCAGCATGTCGACCCCGCAACCGGGCATCCTCGTCCGCCACGGCGTGAGTTCAAGGCTCGTGGCAGCTTTGTCATTCGTTGTGAAGGGTGCAAGTTGCCGGAGCTGAACTGCCTGTGCCCCTATAAGGTCGAGGCGGAAAGTGGCGTGCAGGTGTGGCTGATCACTCACCCGCTGGAACATAACAAGCCAACCAATACGGGTCGTCTGATTGCCGATGTGCTGGCCCCGACGCGTGTCTTTACCTGGTATCGCACAGCGCCGGATGAAGTACTGCTGAGTCTGCTGACCGATGAGCGTTATGCTCCCTTTGTGGTGTTTCCCGACGACCAGCCGGACTACGCTCACCGTGTCGTTGATATCGAGGCAGTGAAGCATGAACGGAAGCAGCGTATTCCAGTGCTGATCCTGCTGGACGGTACCTGGCGTCAGGCGCGGCGAATCTTTCGCAAGAGTCCGTATCTCGACGGCTTGCCGGTATTGCCGCTACGTACCCAGCGACTGACACGCTACCGGCTGCGCAAGCCCGCTTCCGATGCGCATTTATGCACGGCTGAAGTCGCTGCCGAGTTGCTGCGTCAGGCCGGGGAAAGCGAGGCTGCCAATAGCCTGGATGACTATTTTGATGCCTTCAATCACAGCTATGCCTGCAGTCGTCGCTACGAAAAGATCGAAACACCCAGTCCCGCGATGAAGCGTTTGCTGGAAAAGCGCCACGCGCAGCAATGCGCTTCAGGTAGCCAAGCGTGA
- a CDS encoding TraB/GumN family protein — translation MSETEDTLIAERPQTDGGPRRDVQVGDTTFTLLGTAHVSAESANEVRALIASGEFDAVAIELCDARHHNLANPDALGEQDLFQIFRQGKAGMVAANLALGAFQQRIAEQSGIEPGAEMRAALEASQEKNLPLLLIDRDVGVTLKRIYQNVPWWQRFNLISGLLGSVLSRQDVSAEEVERLKQGDVLESTFSEFAAESETLYTPLISERDRYMVMRLAQQCPPGEYQRVLVVIGAGHLKGMAEHLEGPAPVDPAAEIEALESVKPRSKVWKLIPWLITALVLTGFAIGFSRNTDLGWQLVGEWFVINGVLAGIGALIALGHPVTIIASVFAAPLTSLNPTIGAGFVAAGVELAMRKPKVRDFATLRHDVTEVKGWWRNRVSRTLLVFLGATIGSAAGTWIAGLRIAGNLLG, via the coding sequence ATGTCCGAAACCGAAGATACTCTGATCGCCGAGCGGCCACAGACTGACGGTGGTCCGCGTCGCGATGTGCAAGTGGGTGACACCACCTTTACCCTGCTGGGAACCGCTCATGTCAGTGCCGAAAGTGCCAATGAGGTGCGAGCGCTGATCGCCTCTGGCGAGTTCGACGCTGTCGCCATCGAATTATGCGATGCCCGCCATCACAACCTGGCCAACCCTGATGCACTGGGCGAACAGGATCTGTTCCAGATCTTCCGCCAGGGCAAGGCTGGCATGGTGGCCGCCAACCTGGCTCTGGGCGCATTCCAGCAGCGCATTGCCGAACAGTCCGGCATCGAACCCGGTGCCGAAATGCGCGCCGCTCTGGAAGCCAGTCAGGAAAAGAACCTGCCACTGCTGCTGATCGACCGAGACGTGGGCGTCACCCTCAAGCGTATTTACCAGAATGTCCCCTGGTGGCAGCGCTTCAATCTGATTTCAGGATTGCTGGGCAGTGTGCTGTCGCGGCAGGATGTCTCCGCAGAGGAAGTCGAACGGCTGAAGCAGGGCGATGTACTGGAGTCCACCTTCAGCGAATTCGCGGCTGAATCGGAGACGCTCTACACCCCACTGATCAGCGAACGTGATCGTTACATGGTCATGCGCCTTGCCCAACAGTGCCCTCCTGGCGAGTACCAGCGTGTACTGGTCGTCATCGGTGCGGGCCATCTCAAGGGTATGGCGGAGCACCTGGAGGGGCCTGCTCCTGTCGATCCTGCCGCCGAGATCGAAGCGCTGGAAAGCGTCAAGCCGCGTTCCAAGGTATGGAAGCTGATTCCCTGGCTGATCACCGCCCTAGTACTCACTGGTTTTGCCATCGGCTTCTCGCGCAACACTGACCTTGGCTGGCAGCTGGTAGGCGAGTGGTTCGTGATCAATGGCGTGCTGGCAGGCATTGGAGCACTGATTGCCCTGGGGCACCCCGTCACCATCATCGCCTCGGTATTCGCCGCTCCTCTTACCTCACTGAACCCTACCATCGGTGCTGGCTTTGTCGCCGCCGGAGTAGAATTGGCCATGCGCAAACCCAAGGTACGCGACTTCGCCACCCTGCGTCACGACGTAACAGAAGTGAAAGGCTGGTGGCGTAACCGCGTTTCTCGCACCCTGCTGGTGTTCCTCGGCGCCACCATAGGTTCTGCCGCCGGCACTTGGATCGCAGGCTTGCGTATTGCCGGCAACCTGCTTGGCTGA
- a CDS encoding L-threonylcarbamoyladenylate synthase: protein MIDSAVLDTAVQALQRGGVIAYPTEAVWGLGCDPDNPDALTRLLQLKQRDPAKGVILVAASIEQFAPWLDQLTIPQREILETSWPGPNTWLVPDNGRTPALVRGEHDKVALRVSDHPGVRQLCQAFGGPLVSTSANRAGQDPAMSEADIREIFAGQLDAIVPGALGGNPRPSTIRDLLSGSVLRA, encoded by the coding sequence ATGATCGATTCTGCCGTTCTCGATACCGCGGTGCAGGCACTGCAGCGCGGCGGTGTCATTGCCTATCCCACTGAAGCCGTCTGGGGGTTGGGGTGCGATCCGGATAACCCGGATGCATTGACCCGGCTGCTGCAGCTCAAGCAACGTGATCCTGCCAAGGGAGTGATTCTGGTAGCTGCCAGCATTGAGCAGTTTGCCCCTTGGCTCGATCAACTGACCATCCCGCAACGCGAGATACTGGAAACAAGCTGGCCGGGTCCCAATACCTGGTTGGTACCGGACAATGGCCGCACGCCAGCGCTGGTGCGTGGAGAGCATGACAAGGTAGCGTTGCGCGTCAGTGATCATCCGGGGGTGCGTCAACTGTGCCAGGCATTTGGCGGTCCGCTGGTGTCTACGTCTGCCAATCGCGCTGGGCAGGACCCTGCAATGAGCGAAGCCGATATTCGCGAGATCTTTGCCGGACAGCTTGATGCCATCGTTCCCGGTGCGCTGGGTGGCAATCCTCGTCCCAGTACTATTCGGGACTTGTTGAGCGGCAGCGTACTGCGTGCATGA